The window CTTCCAGGATTCCTCCTTGGCGCGGTGTTGCAAGGCTTCCGAAGACCAGTGCTCAAGCCCCCATGCCTCGTACGCCTCTACCAGCCGCGCGAGGGTGGCCACTGGCTCTTGGACGAGCTTCTCGAAGGCCAACGGTAAGAGCCGTGCGTCGGTTCGGTCAAAGGTGTATTCAGGGCGGTATCGATCGACAACCACCTGATCGGTCGTTCTGAGTTCTCCGGCGGACCGGACATTAACGCCGCAGTTGATGCCGATGGCTGGTAGGCGCCGGTCGTAGCGAAAACTCTCGGGCAGGGATTCGAGCAGGAAGGGAGTGGTCAACAGATCGAGGACTGTCAGTTCCACCTCGAAGAGATGGCGCTCGCCTCGCTGACGTGAACCCTCAGGCGTGGTGTTCACAAGTTCCACAACGAGCTCAAGACTGCCGCGCCAAGACTCGTCTGTTACGCGCACTTCCGCACACGAGCCCACCGCCCCCGCGGCATCAAGGGCTTCGGCGATCTGGAGCCCGCCGAAGGCCGCACCCGCCGCGCCCAACGGGACTTGGATTGGCAAAATTACGTCAATCGACGCCGTCTTCTCCCACTTCTCGCCTCGTCTCTCCGGACCCCGCACCTGGTTCCAGGCCAGCGCCCGCACGCGCGCCCGCAAGGACCATGGCCCCTCTCCCTCCGGCCGCAACCGCAGGCCAATTGCGCACGGGTCCATGCGCCGCTCCCTGCGTACTGCGGCTGCCTCACCCTCCGGAGCCAGTCGCCCCAACCAGTAGACCCCGGCAGGGTCTGCGTCCAGGACGTCGTCCCGATCACCCCGGCCCTCTGCGGTTACCTGGCTGTCGAGCCAGTCCACGAACCGGCTCTCTGCATCCACTGCGTCCTGCGTCACGCCGCCTCCATTGCCAAGAACTCCAACATCAGCCGCTTAAGGCGGCAGTTATCCCGGAGACGCTCGAGCAACTTCTTCTCCAGTTGCCGCACCCGTTCACGAGTGCAGCCGAATTCCTTGCCCAGCGCCTGAAGTGTCATGGGGTCCTCGCCGTCTAGGCCGAACCGCCCCTCCAGTAATCGCGCCAAACGCGGGTCGGTATCCGTGAGAATTTCGCCGATCATCTCAAAGATCTGGTCTTTCAAGAGTCGCCGAATAATCTCGTCCTCCGGCCGTTCCACCCTGGATGCAAGTACCAGATCACCGAGCGTGGCACCACCCTCCTCGCCTACCGGAATATCCAGGTGGATAACCGGGGCAGAGTAATCCAGCAATGCGCGGACACTCTCCGGCTTCTCCCCCAACCCCTCGGCCAGTTCCGCGACGGTGGCAGAGCGACCATTTCGCTCCTCGAAGCGGCGCGCGTACTGCTCCACGCGGCGTAGGTCGTCACGGACGTGCACCGGCAAGCGCACCACGGAGCCGGTATTCGCGATAGCTCGGGTTACCGACTGCCGAACCCACCAACTCGCGTACGTCGAGAACTTGTACCCCATGGCCGGATCAAACTTTTCCGCCGCGCGGTTGAGACCGAGAACCCCTTCCTGGATCAAATCATCAAGTTCCAGGTCGCCAGCGCTCGGCAGGTAGCGCCTCGCGATGCCGATAGCAAGGCGTACGTTGTGCCGGACCAGATTTTTTCGAGCTGCCTCGCCGTCACGAATCAGCTCAGCCAAATCACCGGACGCCTCCCAGCCGGCCGCAGACTCTTCCGCCCGCAGGCCCATCTGGATGCGTCGCCCCAGTGCCACCTCTTCCTCGGCCGCCAGGATCCGGTGGCGCCCCAACCACTCCGGGTAGGAATCTGGCTGTTCTCGACCACTGAACGCCGTGGATTTGACGTCCGTCTCGGTCCCGCTGCTGGCCGAAGTGTT is drawn from Streptomyces sp. NBC_00178 and contains these coding sequences:
- a CDS encoding sigma-70 family RNA polymerase sigma factor yields the protein MEDVIEACVEALLEDSERLGRLERTHVVQVASRRGIDPQQLGRVLATLREHRVLSEEPQNNTSASSGTETDVKSTAFSGREQPDSYPEWLGRHRILAAEEEVALGRRIQMGLRAEESAAGWEASGDLAELIRDGEAARKNLVRHNVRLAIGIARRYLPSAGDLELDDLIQEGVLGLNRAAEKFDPAMGYKFSTYASWWVRQSVTRAIANTGSVVRLPVHVRDDLRRVEQYARRFEERNGRSATVAELAEGLGEKPESVRALLDYSAPVIHLDIPVGEEGGATLGDLVLASRVERPEDEIIRRLLKDQIFEMIGEILTDTDPRLARLLEGRFGLDGEDPMTLQALGKEFGCTRERVRQLEKKLLERLRDNCRLKRLMLEFLAMEAA